The stretch of DNA gagaagtgtggaagaaatggaagaaatgtaAGAGAACTATGTTGTGTGCACACGTattggagagagagggagacagagagagacacagagagagagagagagagagagagagagagaNNNNNNNNNNNNNNNNNNNNNNNNNNNNNNNNNNNNNNNNNNNNNNNNNNNNNNNNNNNNNNNNNNNNNNNNNNNNNNNNNNNNNNNNNNNNNNNNNNNNNNNNNNNNNNNNNNNNNNNNNNNNNNNNNNNNNNNNNNNNNNNNNNNNNNNNNNNNNNNNNNNNNNNNNNNNNNNNNNNNNNNNNNNNNNNNNNNNNNNNNNNNNNNNNNNNNNNNNNNNNNNNNNNNNNNNNNNNNNNNNNNNNNNNNNNNNNNNNNNNNNNNNNNNNNNNNNNNNNNNNNNNNNNNNNNNNNNNNNNNNNNNNNNNNNNNNNNNNNNNNNNNNNNNNNNNNNNNNNNNNNNNNNNNNNNNNNNNNNNNNNNNNNNNNNNNNNNNNNNNNNNNNNNNNNNNNNNNNNNNNNNNNNNNNNNNNNNNNNNNNNNNNNNNNNNNNNNNNNNNNNNNNNNNNNNNNNNNNNNNNNNNNNNNNNNNNNNNNNNNNNNNNNNNNNNNNNNNNNNNNNNNNNNNNNNNNNNNNNNNNNNNNNNNNNNNNNNNNNNNNNNNNNNNNNNNNNNNNNNNNNNNNNNNNNNNNNNNNNNNNNNNNNNNNNNNNNNNNNNNNNNNNNNNNNNNNNNNNNNNNNNNNNNNNNNNNNNNNNNNNNNNNNNNNNNNNNNNNNNNNNNNNNNNNNNNNNNNNNNNNNNNNNNNNNNNNNNNNNNNNNNNNNNNNNNNNNNAGTAGAATAAGTGAAATATGtgtctgaggttttgtttttataattttatattatatattatattataatttttataaacagGAAGAATGGACAGAGTCTCTGTGTCTTATCAGCTCTCCTATTAAAGTGAGTTATGAACAGTGAGCAAAGGGACAGACAGTGCCAGATGGAAAGACAAAGAGGTCAGAACAAACCCagggcagcccagccccaagAAACACCAGCTCTGGATCAACAATAGCTGTGCAGGCCAATGCAGTCTCTTCCTGGTCCGAGCCATCATGAGAAACAACACTGCCTTAGATAATCAGGCAAACTTAATGATCATATGAAGCATTTCAGTGTGCCTCTGTGTAGCATTTAGTAACCATCTACAGACAGTGTTAGGAAACACAAGCTTCTGTGTAAGAAAACCTGGTGGACACTGAGCTCTGGGAGAAGCACATTTGTCTAGGGCCGTGTCCTTATCTCTGCAGTGCTCACTGACTGCAGCTTGGAAGGGGGCAGCTCTGCTTCATCTTCTCTCCCACGCTTTCCTGCTCTcaggttgtttattttttaggttAAAGCTTACAAGACAATATGAAATTAAAGAATTGGCAAATTACATATATAAGTGAATATCTAGAATATTTGGTTATTGATTCCACACAATTACCAATACAGTCTTCAATAACTTGCCTGGCAGAAAGCACAGGGGAGAAAGTCATCACTGCATTTCCTTTTCTGCATGTCAGGTGGTGCAGCAGATGCATGTACTAACCACATTTAACAAAGTAGgttcattttagaaagaaaaaccctATTCAGGGATTGTTCATGGTATAGAAGCCTATTCACATCAAAATGCCAGTTAAAACAATCTAACAACTAAAAATACTGAAACTCTGCTTTCGTCATTGTCAGGAACCATctcttaaaaaggaaagtgaCTATaaataccctgtctcgaaatcccCCCTcccggaaaaaaaaaatgtctacacAATGTAATTCAGTTTTCTTGCTTTGAGGAAGAGGCAGACCTTACGTCTGTGTTGTCAGTGATGTagaaaacataacaaagaaaGTTGAAATCTCcatcagaaggaaggaaggattgacactgtatgtgtgtataatatatgtggGTACTGGACTGAAACCAACTTCAAAATGGAGATATAAGGGAAGGCCCATTTGTCCGGAGTctagaaagaagggaagggataaGGTGAAACTCTGAACGCCCTCCTGCTCATCACAACTCACCCATtgagaaaggcagaaaagatTCTCTCTTCTTAAACTCTCCATTCTCCAAAAAGTGCTCCGGATTGAAGACATCTGGGGTGGCCCATTCGTTGGGGTTCATGTGCAGTGCAGTCAAATTGGTCTGTAGTATGGAGCCCTAGGGAATGCAACAAAGGCTCAAATAACGATGAACTAGACACACAGAGTGTGGTTAGCAGACTTCCATTCCTTAGCCTACTTACCTTGGGCAGGTGGAATCCCGCCAGCATAGTGTCCACTGTCACTTCCCTGGGAACATTTAGAGGAACGATATTTGCCATTCTCTGGACCTCATGGACAACAGCATTGGTGTAGGGCATGGAGTCTCGGTCAGTCAGTCTGAGCTGCTTCTCCTGGCCAATCACTCTGTCAATTTCAGCGTGGACTTTTTGTTCAAGGAAATGGGAGGCTCCATTAAGTTTTGAAATTTACATAAATTGGTATAATGATGATAGCATATGGTAGACGCTTCCTCTCAATATCATCACTGCCTTAGAACAATAGAGACTCAGCTGCTTACCTGCTTCTCCAGCTAAAGAAGTCATTTCCCAGATTCCTTACAGAGCAAATGTGACAGAACTAAAACATAAGCAGACATGGTGATTCATCTTTGGGACAAAGCTCGTAGAGACAatgtccccttccttctccagttcCCTTCCTGGGGTGCAAAGGCGGTTCTCATGGGAGCCACTGCAGAGTCTGCGAGCCTCATCTGAGCTCACCACTGCCACAAGGTGAAATGAATTTGGAACTCTAGGTCCTTTATTAGGTCCAGCATTGTTCTTTCtcctgagagagagaaataaatgtctaACATTGGCACTActgtatatataaaagaattaaatggaaataaatNNNNNNNNNNNNNNNNNNNNNNNNNNNNNNNNNNNNNNNNNNNNNNNNNNNNNNNNNNNNNNNNNNNNNNNNNNNNNNNNNNNNNNNNNNNNNNNNNNNNNNNNNNNNNNNNNNNNNNNNNNNNNNNNNNNNNNNNNNNNNNNNNNNNNNNNNNNNNNNNNNNNNNNNNNNNNNNNNNNNNNNNTAATTGTGCTTTGATCTAATTCTAAATATATGTTGAGGGATATTTGACCATCCTCTGAATCCCAAGTCtgcatttgtgttaattaaataaaataaacttgaggtcaggaggctgagttaacAGCTAGTTGACAAAAAGTAATAGTAGATCATCAGCGGGCATCTCGAATAGATAGAAAGATGTACCAGAAGTATTTGAGAGGAGTTTTGagttgtttggctttttttgtttcattaaagtAGAAGGATGTGCTTTTGGGAGATTCCAGCTGTGAGGGAAGGTTAGCTAGTTGCtgctcaacctctctgagctagcaggatttcacatcacacacaattatattaatatataatctGTATCTATATTATGCATATTGATATCCTCCTGTTTTATTTCCAAATAGAATGATAGAGGTTTAGTTAATGCTATCTTTAACAGCAGTGGCAGAGCCAGTACCTGTGGGAACAGAATTCCTGTAGGCCGTGTCCTGCATGTCTGTGCTACCGACGTAGAAGCAGGAAGGTAACTGTGAATTGCCTCTGCTGGATGTAAAGGAAGTGGATTGAGGAGCAGCTACTGTGCCGAAGTGGAAACAACACATTTATCTACGTTGTTGTATAAGTAATGGCAGTACCAGTGAATCTTGCAAAACAAATTATGTCTTCATAATTCTTGGTTTATTCCTCTTACATTCTACCTTCCATGTCTACAAATATAACTACTCTAGAGAATTTATATTGTTGACTCTATAGAACTTTTGCCTTCCATAATCATGCATCAAAATGTTTTTCCTTGAGGACTTCTGTACTGAACTTTAACTCATGGCCCATTAGTATCCTGGTTGCTTCCAACTGTTGACTACACTAATACTACAAAATGAACAAGAATGAAATTTCTAACAATTAATATAGTTGATGGTGAGATGATTCAGCACTTATGGCCAAATCTGATGATATTTGATTGACTTAGGAGCCCACATTATTGGAAAGACCAACTTCCGTAAATTGTTTTTTGATCTCACCATGTACACAGGAGAAGAGAGcatgcaaatatacacatacacagaccaaattaaaaatataattcaaaatgaTTTTAGAAACTATACTGATATTCTGGAATATTGGTTTTAGAGACGAGCCTGAACAGTGATTCAGTAGGCTCTAAGATTTCTTAAAAATGCACCTTTCAATCAAAGGCATTTTAGACAATATAAAAAGGAAGCAGGGTGTGAATCAATGTTATACGGTAAATCCACTCTTTGCTGAAACATACCACAATGTAAATTGacatctctcttttctcctgaaCTCCAAGTTTGTTGAAGGTACAGACTGTAATATCTGCACTCTTGAAACAATCATAGTCCTCACAGAACATGTGCAGGATGTGCTGGTTCCCAAGTGCACATCACCTCATAtatgctcctcctcctcccactcccccatcctGTCTTCTGAACTTGTTCTGCCTTGGTCAGATGCTATCACCATATCTCACCTTGGATTTCTGGGTAGAGAGCCATGTAGAGCAGAGCACAGCGCAGGGTCATGGACGTTGTTTCTGTTCCAGCAAAGAGGTCTAGAGTGCTGCAGATgaggttttctttattgaaactTGTAGTAGTTTTGTCGGGGTGCtagaaaagaaagtgtgtgtttgtttattcataAGATTTTTGACTCTCTCATAACACTGATCCACTGAGAATGAATTGCATTAAGTCATTCAGAGTGATGCTGTCTTTGATATTCAACAGCTGACTCTGCTGatcccagaaagatgaatatcaATTTTCTGTGTTCATTGATTCTCCAATGTGCATCATCTTGCAAAGTCAAAACAGCACTGAATCCATCACTAGTTCTTTATGACAAACATCACCTTTCTCACTACCTTTAAAAGCATCAGTGTTAATACTGCTTTTAATAATGTTGTTGTTCTCAAACCTGTAATTCATATGGTAAAGGATTTGCCTCCTGCTCCAGGCATAAATTTGTTTAAATCAATATTATACCAGGAAgatgaaataagagaaaagacaataaacatacacacacattcaccattTTGACCGAGACAGAGGAGGAGCCTATAATCCAGTGAGTTGAAGCTTCTATGACAGATTCAGTGATATGTATTTACAAGAGGCATGCTAGGATCAATTGGATAAAGGCCTGACATTTTTCAGTATGATTTGAATCCAAGATGTTCCCCCACAggttcatgttttaaattttggttCCTTGCACTGATAGTATTTGAGGAAGTTCTTAGAAATAGGAAGATAGCATCCAGCTGATGGGAGTGATGGGAGCTCGTAGAGTTACACCAAACCTATggttccttccttgcttgctgtTTCCTAATGCACTGTGATGTGAAAGCCTCCACCGTAGCCTTCTGCCCCATTAGCTGAGCTGCTTTGCCATTCACTTTGATGAACAGAAATATTCTAAAACTTGGCCAGatgatatttttgctttattctctcTTTGCTGCCATATAATGTTGTCACGCTGATCCAAAGTTCACTAATATGTTTTCTCAGTGTCCTCTTGCCTTGGTCTATTATTGAAAAGTATTTATATAGAGTAAAGGGAAAGGTATGTGTCTCAGCTCTATATGAATTATAAACTCTACCACTTACTTAACTGAAGTTTGTCTGTTGCAGTGGGGTTTGAGTTGGGGAGAGTAACCAGCCCTGGACCAACAAAATAAAGCTCTAAAATTTAACTGCTACTTAtattttgcctctgtctccttaagATATGAAAGAAGGAccaaggaaggaaataataagGAAGAATCTTGGCATTTCCAGGACCTCTAGCCAAATGGTAGTCAACCCTTAATTTCTACCCCCCCCAACAAAACAAGATTACGTTATCATGCATTTATAAATATTACTACTGTGTTTTACTTCAAAATCTGGATTACGGAAGGATCTACAGAGATGTTCATCTTGTCATCTTTGCCACCATGGCATGTTACTCAATGCACAAAAATAGATCTTGAGGATATGATCCATTTCAGGAGGAAAGGTTATCCTGAATTATCTTTATGAAAGGAGCCTCCAGGGTTAGAACAGGAGAAATGAGTTGTAAAAtaatcagaaaggaaagagatgataTTATCTCGGCACTGAAGATGGAGCAGGGAGCCACAGCAACAAATATCAGTGTCCCCTAGGAGATGGGAGAAACAAGACAATGACGTTTCTATTGTTTCCCAAAATCGGCTGACTGGCTAGCAGGATTACAGGACTGATCTAGAAGTATGACAGAATAAATCTCTGCTATGCTAAAATCCTACCTTTGGGCTAGCATGCTCCTCAATCAATTGGAAACTATTCTACACCACCCTTTCCTTAAGAAAACCCAGGGACTGTCTTCCCCATCTTTGTCATTTCCATGAGGAAAGCATCAATGAAGTCTCTCGGCTCATCAGGGTTCCAGTCTCTGCGGTGATTTTCAACTATATCAGAAATATATGATTTCAGTTGTCTCCAGGAGGCTAATGCTGTTTGGTGTGATCCAGGAAGATGTTTCATTATCTATGGGAAGATGTTATAGAGCTAATTAGGGAGAAGAACATGATCATGGAGACAATATAAAGTCACTTTCTGTTTCAATTTGTGTAGACTTTTCCTCTTGATATTCTACTGGAGCTGTGGGAATATCTGGACTATTGTTTTTCTTCAGACCCATTGGTGGGCATATCAGTACTCCCATGCAAAATAAAGTAGCCTCTGACCACTTCTCACTGGTCAAATCCTTTTTACTCTAGGACATACACTGATAGAACATTCAGTAGTTGTCCAAATTCTTATTCTAATGTCATCAAAGACACTGAAGGGTCAAAAGATGAAGGTGGCAGGAACTGAGAACAAGCTGGGAATCATAGATAAGAAGAGATAGCCCCACCTGCAGTTGCTACAGATTGAGCTTATCAACTGAAATTAACCCTGAAGTTTCATATTTCTGAGTCTAAGTTTATGGGATGGATTATGGCACTATCCATCTTTGTTTCATTGCTGTAGAACCCAGaaactctgacttttttttaGCGGTGTATGTGATATGTAGATGGGTTTGCTGCAGCATTTTGATTGGTACTCAGGGGGCCCTGAATGTGTGAAGGCAGGTGTTGTAATTTAGCAAAAGTTGTGAGTGAGAAAACAACACCATGTGACAGAGCTCAGGTTGAGAGatttttatttcaggaaagtAAATGGGAAAAGTTATTGTTGAAAAGTTAATGTGAAAAGGGGGGAACAGAAAGGGGAGACTTGTATCTGGGGAAGAATtggcagaaaacaagaaaggagagagagatacagagacagagacagagagagagagaagaggcagaaagaaagagagagtgatgGTAGGTAGGTTGGGTCCTTTTAAAATGGAACACAGAGAATGTGCACAGGATTGCTCTTAATGGTTACAGTTGAGGACTTATACACCACGGTCAGGCCAGCAACATGCCTGAGTACTAACagcaggtcctcctgcttcacccAAACTTGGGATGCACCCCCAATTGAGAGTCTCATCAGGGATTTTGATCTAGGAAGTCGTGAGAGGTGAGAAGATGTGCCCTGATGACAAAAAGTAAAGCATTGCCTACACAAGGAAAAGAGATCTGTGAAGACACTTCTGAAGACAGGAGATGCTTGATCCAacacagacacagcagcagcaTGAGTCAAAGGCAAGGCTGGAGGAGCCCACAGGCTCATCTCCTCCTCCGTTCATGTAACCAGCAGCCTCCAAATTTTGAC from Microtus ochrogaster isolate Prairie Vole_2 unplaced genomic scaffold, MicOch1.0 UNK185, whole genome shotgun sequence encodes:
- the LOC101981184 gene encoding LOW QUALITY PROTEIN: cytochrome P450 2J3-like (The sequence of the model RefSeq protein was modified relative to this genomic sequence to represent the inferred CDS: substituted 1 base at 1 genomic stop codon) encodes the protein MSSVIVTSLPLIKEAFTHLEENFMSRPRFPLQNLIFNENGLIFSSGQTWKEQRRFALMTLRNFGLGKKSLEHRMQEEAHHLVQVIKEEKSFRPSLKINNAVSSIICSITFGERFEYRDSQFQELLRLLDETMYLSSSKMVRLYNIFPXIMKHLPGSHQTALASWRQLKSYISDIVENHRRDWNPDEPRDFIDAFLMEMTKMGKTHPDKTTTSFNKENLICSTLDLFAGTETTSMTLRCALLYMALYPEIQASHFLEQKVHAEIDRVIGQEKQLRLTDRDSMPYTNAVVHEVQRMANIVPLNVPREVTVDTMLAGFHLPKGSILQTNLTALHMNPNEWATPDVFNPEHFLENGEFKKRESFLPFSMGKRACLGEQLARSELFIFYTALVQKFTFKPPVNEKLSLKSRFGMTIFPVSHNLCSVPRL